The following nucleotide sequence is from Nitrososphaerota archaeon.
TATTTCCTCAGCGACCCATTTAGGCAGCTTTTCCGGCATACTAATCAAGCTTCCCAACTACCCCCCATATATACATAAACCCAAATTGGTTCACTTTAACCTGAGCTGCTTTCAGGGAAACTGTTATAACTTGAAGTTGAGCATCAACCTCCAATGAAAACTCATCAGCTTGATGAGGGACTTGAGACAATCACTAAAGATCTTAATGCCAAAGTATCCCGAAGAGAAGATCTAATCAAAGAGTCCCGCGCCGTTATCTCATTTGCCTCCAAATGCATCGTCAACATCCACACAGGAAAAATCGACGAAGCGGAGAAAGGTCTCAAAGAGGCTAAGAGCATGTTGATTCGGCTGAGAAAGGTTGCAGGCGGCGATCTCACCCGCTACCTTATTTCACCCGAGACTGAATATGTTGAAGCTGACACGGTAGTGTCTGTCGCATCGAACAAGCCTATTCCTGAGCAGAAGACGCTCGGGGTCAGCAACGAAGCCTACCTCCTTGGACTGCTTGACGCAATAGGTGAAATGAAACGAATGATATACGACAGCATCCGCAGAGGAGATATTGAAAGAGCCTCAGATCTCTTCAACCTGATGGAGAACATCTACATCCACCTCTCCCCGTTTGCGATTTACGACAACGTTGTGGAAGGTCTCAGACACAAACTGGACGTTGCGAGAGGCATCATC
It contains:
- a CDS encoding RNA-binding protein codes for the protein MKTHQLDEGLETITKDLNAKVSRREDLIKESRAVISFASKCIVNIHTGKIDEAEKGLKEAKSMLIRLRKVAGGDLTRYLISPETEYVEADTVVSVASNKPIPEQKTLGVSNEAYLLGLLDAIGEMKRMIYDSIRRGDIERASDLFNLMENIYIHLSPFAIYDNVVEGLRHKLDVARGIIETTRATITEETRRDEFIKDMENLTERFPQQLKK